In Ignavibacteriales bacterium, the following proteins share a genomic window:
- a CDS encoding ACT domain-containing protein, giving the protein MDHKLKLRLLDEKFAISKMPQFAELPSVFAKGEMCFVMRTDEDLTIISPEFMAPDKGQQEIGYRCIHTTEQIPSNTTGVLVSLVKPLTDAGISIFAVSTFNSDYIFLMEEHLVKATQALQHAGHEFVHED; this is encoded by the coding sequence ATGGACCACAAGTTGAAATTACGGCTACTCGATGAAAAGTTTGCCATCAGCAAGATGCCGCAGTTCGCAGAACTGCCGTCCGTCTTTGCCAAGGGAGAGATGTGTTTCGTCATGCGAACAGACGAAGACCTTACCATAATTAGTCCAGAGTTTATGGCACCGGATAAAGGTCAACAGGAAATTGGATATCGCTGCATACATACAACAGAGCAAATTCCATCGAATACGACTGGTGTTCTTGTCTCTCTTGTAAAGCCATTGACCGATGCGGGGATCAGTATATTTGCGGTTTCTACCTTCAATTCCGATTACATCTTTCTGATGGAAGAACATCTCGTAAAGGCAACGCAAGCTCTCCAGCATGCAGGACACGAGTTTGTTCATGAAGATTAA
- the hisF gene encoding imidazole glycerol phosphate synthase subunit HisF: MLTKRIIPCLDVKDGRTVKGTNFLQLRDAGDPVELAARYSEEGADELVFLDISATLEGRKTFLQMVERVAEAIQIPFTVGGGISTVDDAGRALDAGADKVSLNSAALACPSFIDEASKRVGSQSVVVALDVKKNNGSWTVWTKAGTESTGKDALLWADEVVQRGAGELLVTSMDRDGTTAGYDVELLRAISDRVSVPLVASGGAGSKEHLRDAILLGHADAVLAASIFHYNKISISDLKSFLHDANIPVRM, translated from the coding sequence ATGTTGACGAAACGTATCATCCCTTGTCTCGATGTGAAAGACGGTAGAACCGTGAAGGGCACAAATTTTTTGCAGCTTCGTGATGCTGGCGATCCAGTGGAGTTAGCTGCACGATATTCCGAAGAAGGCGCTGATGAATTGGTTTTTCTTGACATTAGTGCAACGCTCGAAGGGCGAAAAACTTTTTTACAAATGGTCGAACGTGTAGCGGAAGCTATTCAAATTCCATTTACCGTGGGCGGCGGCATTAGTACTGTGGACGATGCCGGACGTGCTTTAGATGCAGGCGCAGATAAAGTTTCGCTCAATTCTGCAGCGCTTGCGTGCCCATCGTTTATTGATGAGGCAAGCAAGCGAGTTGGCTCGCAATCGGTTGTCGTTGCTCTTGATGTTAAAAAAAACAATGGAAGCTGGACAGTATGGACAAAGGCCGGCACGGAATCAACGGGTAAAGACGCGCTTCTGTGGGCGGATGAAGTAGTTCAGCGCGGTGCCGGTGAGCTGCTTGTTACATCGATGGATCGCGACGGAACGACGGCAGGATATGATGTTGAGTTGCTGAGAGCTATATCGGATCGCGTTTCCGTTCCATTGGTTGCATCAGGCGGCGCCGGCAGTAAAGAACATTTGCGGGATGCAATCCTGCTTGGTCACGCCGATGCAGTGTTAGCGGCGAGCATTTTTCACTATAACAAAATTTCGATTTCCGATCTGAAATCATTTCTTCACGATGCTAATATTCCGGTGCGAATGTAA
- the hisIE gene encoding bifunctional phosphoribosyl-AMP cyclohydrolase/phosphoribosyl-ATP diphosphatase HisIE translates to MDTLNFEKLGGLVPAVIQDVRTNQVLMVGFMNPEALEKTLADKKVTFWSRTKKRLWQKGETSGHFLEFVSLQTDCDKDSLLIKAIPHGPVCHTNQFTCFGEDESIDVGNVLCRLEETIRSRKQMMPEGSYTSKLFKEGTPRIAQKVGEEGVEVALASVLGDKKRFTEESADLLFHLLVLLRQQDLTLADVTKELQSRMK, encoded by the coding sequence ATGGATACATTAAACTTTGAAAAATTAGGCGGACTTGTTCCTGCCGTTATTCAAGATGTGCGAACGAACCAAGTACTCATGGTTGGATTTATGAATCCGGAAGCGTTAGAAAAGACACTCGCCGACAAGAAGGTAACGTTCTGGAGCCGCACGAAAAAGCGTTTATGGCAAAAAGGAGAAACATCGGGTCATTTCCTTGAATTTGTTTCGTTGCAAACGGATTGCGACAAAGATTCGCTTCTCATCAAAGCAATTCCACATGGGCCTGTGTGTCACACGAATCAGTTTACCTGCTTTGGTGAAGATGAATCGATAGATGTAGGCAATGTGTTGTGCAGACTGGAAGAAACTATTCGCAGCCGTAAACAGATGATGCCGGAAGGATCTTATACTTCGAAATTATTCAAGGAAGGAACGCCGCGCATTGCGCAAAAAGTTGGCGAAGAAGGTGTGGAAGTTGCGCTCGCTTCGGTTCTTGGTGATAAAAAGCGTTTCACAGAAGAATCCGCCGATCTTCTCTTTCATCTTCTCGTGCTTTTGCGTCAACAGGATTTGACACTTGCAGATGTGACAAAAGAATTACAAAGTAGGATGAAATGA